In one Phoenix dactylifera cultivar Barhee BC4 unplaced genomic scaffold, palm_55x_up_171113_PBpolish2nd_filt_p 001263F, whole genome shotgun sequence genomic region, the following are encoded:
- the LOC120108306 gene encoding putative disease resistance protein RGA1 produces MPGLIHELAQSVSEHECLRFENNAVHGESGNSRYVVSCLQNMDPIAFHKIYENQSLRAFILLPENGVPTKQVPYDLFLNLKHLRALDLRQNELVVLPDAIGNLIHLRFLNLYGTQIERLPESVSNLYNLQVLELGECNKLLELPKGMSNLVNLRHLGLHLNWDKHRNRWIDLISMPPGIGQLTFLRTLSRFSVSGESGCGLGQLKDLNLRGELCISKLENVVDVKDAKDANLKNKKYIDFLMLKWSESTCSNSLAGSEEVIENLHPNTNIRTLWIDNYNGTSFPNWLQDQSFSNLDTLRLSNCRRCGVLPLVGKLPQLRNLYLEGLPEVQHMGRVVPGNGNTMGFPLLEMLFISNMHKLESWYEVIQGEMACLKKLVISDCPNIKELSHLPCSLEYFEMGNCQKLLSLPMLPQLHELVIKGGTGEIIRWIRQLPSLSSLTVSQLSRVKSVPRGYLHNLKILRELKIEGCDKLESLALQDLASLEFLEVSSCRKLSSFAEGGLPATLKEFRLRFCDDLKSLPTRMHLLPSLNHMEIRNVPMLTSLPTEGLSYSLKYLAISGCALLQQRCERNGADWPKIQHIPLREIGDRSSS; encoded by the coding sequence ATGCCCGGCTTAATTCATGAGCTAGCACAATCTGTTTCTGAACATGAATGTTTGAGATTTGAGAATAATGCAGTACATGGTGAATCAGGGAATTCTCGCTATGTGGTGTCATGCCTTCAGAATATGGATCCTATAGCATTTCACAAGATTTATGAGAACCAAAGCTTAAGAGCATTTATATTGCTTCCTGAAAATGGTGTGCCCACAAAGCAGGTTCCATATGATCTGTTTCTAAATTTGAAGCATTTACGTGCTTTAGATTTGAGACAGAATGAATTAGTTGTATTACCAGATGCTATTGGAAATCTAATTCATCTGCGGTTCCTGAACCTCTATGGCACACAGATAGAGAGGTTGCCAGAATCTGTCAGTAACCTTTACAATCTGCAGGTACTAGAACTTGGTGAGTGCAACAAGCTTCTAGAATTACCCAAAGGCATGAGCAACTTGGTTAATCTTCGGCATCTGGGTTTGCATTTGAACTGGGATAAGCATAGAAATAGATGGATTGATTTGATTTCCATGCCACCAGGGATTGGCCAATTAACTTTTCTACGAACATTGTCAAGGTTCAGTGTATCTGGAGAGAGTGGATGTGGTTTAGGGCAGTTAAAAGACTTGAATCTCCGAGGAGAACTATGTATCTCAAAACTGGAAAATGTAGTCGATGTGAAGGATGCCAAAGATGCAAATTTGAAGAACAAAAAATACATTGACTTTCTGATGCTGAAATGGAGTGAAAGCACCTGCTCTAACTCGCTGGCTGGAAGTGAAGAAGTAATTGAAAACCTCCATCCAAACACCAATATCAGAACTTTATGGATAGATAACTACaatggaacatcatttccaaattGGCTTCAGGATCAGTCATTTTCAAATTTAGACACATTGAGACTCTCCAACTGCAGAAGATGTGGTGTCCTCCCTCTAGTGGGAAAGCTGCCACAACTCAGAAATCTCTACTTAGAAGGGTTGCCTGAAGTGCAACACATGGGCCGTGTGGTTCCCGGTAATGGCAATACTATGGGTTTTCCCTTGCTTGAGATGTTGTTTATATCAAACATGCATAAATTGGAGAGTTGGTATGAAGTAATACAGGGTGAAATGGCTTGCCTCAAAAAACTTGTCATCTCAGATTGCCCcaatataaaagaactttcccACCTACCATGTTCTCTTGAATATTTTGAGATGGGAAACTGCCAAAAACTGTTGTCTCTTCCTATGCTTCCACAGCTTCACGAGTTGGTGATCAAAGGAGGCACTGGGGAAATAATCAGGTGGATCCGTCAGCTCCCTTCTCTGTCCTCGCTGACTGTTTCTCAATTGTCTCGTGTTAAATCTGTACCCAGAGGTTATCTTCATAACTTGAAAATTCTTAGAGAACTGAAGATTGAAGGATGTGATAAGCTTGAGTCACTGGCCTTGCAAGATCTTGCTTCTCTTGAATTTTTAGAGGTATCATCATGCCGAAAACTATCATCCTTTGCTGAGGGGGGACTGCCTGCAACACTAAAAGAATTTCGACTTCGTTTTTGTGACGATCTCAAATCCCTGCCAACCCGAATGCATTTGTTACCCTCTCTTAATCATATGGAAATTCGCAATGTTCCAATGCTCACATCATTACCGACAGAAGGATTATCTTACTCTCTGAAATATCTAGCTATCAGTGGATGCGCATTGCTGCAACAACGTTGCGAAAGAAATGGTGCTGATTGGCCTAAAATACAGCATATTCCTTTAAGAGAAATTGGTGATAGGTCTTCGAGTTGA
- the LOC120108304 gene encoding phosphatidylinositol transfer protein 3-like: MLLRKSRSSAVEKALSPEEQRAKINEVRRIIGPLSEALPDFCSDASISRYLRSRNWNAEKASKMLKETVKWRLKYKPEAIRWEDVAHEAATGKIYRADYSDKYGRSVLVMRPGFQNTNSAEGQIRYLVYCMENAILNLAADQEQMVWLIDFQGWTMASVSVKVTRETAHVLQDFYPERLAYGIPYNPPRIFESFWKMVKPFLEHKTYKKVKFVYSDDVASQKIMTELFDMDKLESAFGGHNPVGFDINRYAERMKEDDKKMDAFLNSRGSTFSQQQPLVSLLQQPESSVSEAHSEASSEASSSSDSELPKPEGIKNLSENEIKGQSGCKNGVASGSEIQHDMIRKSA; encoded by the exons ATGCTTTTGAGAAAATCAAGATCGAGTGCTGTTGAGAAAGCCTTGTCTCCTGAAGAACAGCGAGCAAAG ATAAATGAAGTTCGAAGGATTATTGGTCCATTGTCGGAAGCACTGCCAGACTTCTGTTCAGATGCTTCAATATCAAGGTACCTCCGGTCAAGAAACTGGAATGCAGAAAAGGCAAGTAAAATGCTGAAAGAGACTGTGAAATGGAGATTGAAATACAAGCCAGAAGCCATTCGCTGG GAAGATGTTGCCCATGAAGCTGCTACTGGAAAGATTTACCGAGCTGATTACTCTGACAaatatggaagatctgttcttgTTATGAGGCCTGGATTTCAG AATACCAACTCAGCAGAAGGGCAGATCAGATACTTGGTTTATTGTATGGAGAATGCCATTTTGAACTTGGCAGCAGATCAGGAGCAGATGgtttggctcattgactttcaagGTTGGACAATGGCAAGTGTATCGGTAAAGGTGACTCGTGAAACAGCCCATGTATTACAAGACTTCTATCCTGAAAGGCTGGCCTATGGAATCCCCTATAATCCTCCAAGGATCTTTGAATCCTTCTGGAAG ATGGTAAAGCCTTTTCTGGAGCACAAGACATACAAGAAAGTAAAGTTTGTTTATTCTGACGATGTCGCCAGCCAAAAGATAATGACCGAACTCTTTGACATGGACAAACTTGAATCTGCCTTTGGTGGGCATAATCCAGTTGGATTTGACATCAACAGGTATGCTGAACGGATGAAAGAGGATGATAAAAAGATGGATGCTTTCCTAAATTCAAGGGGTTCCACTTTCTCCCAGCAACAACCACTTGTTTCACTTCTCCAACAGCCTGAATCCTCTGTATCTGAAGCACATTCAGAAGCCTCCTCTGAGGCCTCTTCATCGAGCGACAGTGAATTGCCCAAGCCTGAGGGCATCAAAAACTTGTCAGAAAATGAGATTAAAGGGCAATCTGGCTGCAAGAATGGTGTGGCTTCTGGATCAGAGATTCAGCATGATATGATTCGTAAGTCGGCTTAA